The Paenibacillus spongiae nucleotide sequence TGATCATATCGACCATGATTTCATTGCCTTGCTTCTTGGCTTCTTCAACGGCACCGCGAATGGTCGAATCATCGGCAACGCCCAGTACCGTAATAATGTCCGCACCGGCTTCGGATGCTTTCATGACCTCGTAACCGCCGGCATCCATAATTTTCAGGTCCGCCAGCACGTTCAGGTTCGGGAAGGCTTCTTTCATTTCCTTGACGGCGCGAAGACCTTCATTGATGACGACCGGCGTTCCGATTTCAACGATATCGATATAAGCTTCGACTTCCTTCACCAATTCAATGCCTTCCGGAATCGTAACAAGATCAAGTGCGAGCTGCAGTTTCATAGTGATCACTCCTAAAAGTTTTGTGTAGCCATGCTTCGCGAGAAGCTTCGAAACAAAACTTGCTTCGGAAGCATAGGCTTAGTTTTGTGTAGCCATGCTTCGCGAGAAGCTTCGAAACAAAACTTGCATCGGAAGCATAGGCTTCGTTTTGTTGAGCCAGTTATTGGCCTAAGTTTGGTGTTGTGTTTATCTGGAACAAGTTTTATTCTAAGACTGGAGTTTCGATTAAGGAAGTACGCACTTCAAAGTGCTGTAGTTACCGTGAGGATACTATTGTGCCTGGCAAGGCATCCGGCTGCTGCTCCGGATGAGATGCTATACAAGTTGAATCGAAGAAAGGTCCAAGTAAGCGAGCAAGTTAGATGCCGGAGGGGAAATATCGATTATTTTTCAATATATGGAGGGCAAGGGAGAGATCGACGATGGCAAACGTGTTGAAGGAACGGATCAACCTGAAGGAAATCAATTGCGAGAAGGAACTGACGCTTGCGGTGATCGGAGGCAAATGGAAGCTGATCATTCTGTGGCATCTGGGTCTTGAGGGAACCAAGCGGTTCAGCGAGCTCAAGAAGAGAATTCCTTCCATCACCCAGAAGATGCTGACCAACCAGCTCCGCGAATTGGAGGACGATCTATTGGTGGAACGCAAAGTGTATGCAGAGGTTCCGCCGCGCGTTGAATATTCGCTGACGCCGTATGGCGAAAGCTTGATGCCGATTCTGAAGATGATGTATAACTGGGGCAAAGATTACGGCGATAAAGTCGTATGGAAGTAACGATAGCGAAATAGGATGAGGGGAGCCCATATAGATGACTTCAATAATAAATCAGCCAAGCGGCGTATTTCCGTCTGTTTGTTCACTGGACTGCCCGGATCAATGCGGGCTGCTTATTCATAAGGAAGCAGGGAAAATCACGAAGATCGAAGGGGACCCCAATCACCCCGTCACGGAAGGGGCCATATGCAACAAGGTCCGCAATATGACGGAACGAATCTATGATCCGAAGCGGCTTCGCTACCCGATGAAGCGGACCGGGAAGAAGGGTGAGGGCGAGTTCGCGCGGATTTCATGGGAAGAAGCGATCGGGACGATTGCATCGCGCTGGAAGACGCTCATCGCAAGCGAAGGGGCGGAGGCTATTCTTCCCTACAGCTTCTATGGCAATATGGGCATCATCGGCACGGAAGGGATGGGCCGCCGCTTCTTCAACCGGCTTGGCGCAAGCCGGCTGCAGTATACGATCTGCGAAGCGGCGGGATCGGAAGGCTACGGGTATACGATGGGCGGCAGCTTCGGCACCGATCCGGAGGATACCGTCAACGCGAAGCTGATCATTATGTGGGGCATTAATGCGGTCAGCACGAATATGCATCAGGTGATGCTCGCCGAGAAAGCCCGCAAGAACGGCGCGCAGATTATCGTCATTGACGTGCACAAGAATCAGACCGGCCGGTGGGCGGACTGGTTTATTCCGCTCAAGCCCGGCACCGACTCTGCGCTTGCGCTGGGTATGATGCATATCCTGTTTGCGGAGCAGCTGGTGGACGAGGAGTTTCTGCGCGAATATACCGTCGGCCATGAGGAGCTGCGTCAGCATGTCCGTCAGTACGATCCTGCTGTCGTATCGGCCATTACGGGCGTCCCTCAGGATGATTTGTACCGTCTGGCGCGGTTATACGGACAGACCTCTCCATCGTTCATCCGCATCGGCAACGGGCTGCAGCACCATGACAACGGCGGAATGAACGTCCGGACGATCAGCTGCCTGCCGGCTTTGACGGGCCAGTGGCTGAAGCGGGGCGGCGGCGCGATCAAAGGAAACGGCGGATATCTGAGCCATAATTCAGCCGCTCTGGAGCGGCCGGACCTGCTCAAGAAGAAGACGCGCAGATTCAATATGAACCTGCTGGGCCAGACGCTGATGGATACGGAGCCGCCTGTCCGTTCGCTGTATGTGTACAATTCGAATCCGGCCATCGTGGCGCCGCATGCGAATAAGGTGAGACAGGGACTGGAACGGGAGGATCTGTTCACCGTCGTTCATGATCTGTTCCTGACCGAGACGGCCAAGTATGCGGATATCGTGCTTCCTGCGACCTCTTCCTTCGAGAATACGGACTTATACCATTCATACTGGCATCACTACCTCCAAATTCAGCAGCCGGTCGTAGAACCTTATGAAGAAAGCCGCTCCAATACGGACGTTTTCCGCATGCTGGCGGAGGCGATGGGATTTGCGGAACAGCCGCTCCAGGATACGGACGAAGAGATGATCCGGCAGGCGCTCGATAATCCTTCCAACCCGAGCCTGGAGGGCATTACCTATGAATTGCTGGCGGAGAGGCAGTATGCGAAGGGGAGAACGAAGCCGCTCCTGCCGGGCAAATTGAGGACCCCGAGCGGGAAGATCGAGCTCTACTCCGCCATAATGGAGCGCAGAGGGTACCCTCCGCTGCCGACCTATACGCCGCTGGCGGAGGACGGGGATTTGCCGTTCCTCTTCATTCCGGCGCCGAATCATAACTTTCTGAATTCGACCTTCGCTCTGAATGAGAAGCATATCCGGCTGGAGAAGACGCCGAGGCTGCATATGAATGCCGCCGATGCTGCCGAGCGCGGCATTGCGAGCGGGGATACCGTGCGGATTTCGAATGGGCGGGGGGAATGCGAGCTTACCGCGGCAGTCGGCGAGGACGTACTGCCCGGCGTCGTTGTCAGCCAAGGCTTGTGGGCGGATGTTCCGGGGGGCAAGCGGACGGTCAATGCCTTGACGCCGGACCGGATTGCCGACATGGGCGGAGGCGCGGTCTTCTTCTCCGGCCGCGTGCAGGTTGAACGAATATAGAGAGCGAACAGCTCATGAAAAACCAAAAAGAGACGCGGATCCTGTTCGGACCGGGTCTCTTCTGCATGGTTTACACCTTCGGAATGAACTCGTAAATCTTCCCCGTCTCCAAGGACTCGATCAGCTTCAGAAGCCACTTATAATAATCTATGGCCTGCGTAATCTTGGCTTCGTCCGATTCGATAATCTTCAAGAGCTTCTCGTTTCCTTCATCTGCGGACTTCAATTTCCGGATTTCATTCAGCGAGCGTGCGAGGACATTCATATTGCTCTCGACTGCCTTGCGCCACTTGAGGGAGAAGTAGTCGGCGAAATTCTGGTGCCAGTCCGGAACGGCTTCGTACAGGTCCTTGCGGGAGCCTTTGCCCCATACCTTCTCGATCATCT carries:
- a CDS encoding molybdopterin oxidoreductase family protein, producing the protein MTSIINQPSGVFPSVCSLDCPDQCGLLIHKEAGKITKIEGDPNHPVTEGAICNKVRNMTERIYDPKRLRYPMKRTGKKGEGEFARISWEEAIGTIASRWKTLIASEGAEAILPYSFYGNMGIIGTEGMGRRFFNRLGASRLQYTICEAAGSEGYGYTMGGSFGTDPEDTVNAKLIIMWGINAVSTNMHQVMLAEKARKNGAQIIVIDVHKNQTGRWADWFIPLKPGTDSALALGMMHILFAEQLVDEEFLREYTVGHEELRQHVRQYDPAVVSAITGVPQDDLYRLARLYGQTSPSFIRIGNGLQHHDNGGMNVRTISCLPALTGQWLKRGGGAIKGNGGYLSHNSAALERPDLLKKKTRRFNMNLLGQTLMDTEPPVRSLYVYNSNPAIVAPHANKVRQGLEREDLFTVVHDLFLTETAKYADIVLPATSSFENTDLYHSYWHHYLQIQQPVVEPYEESRSNTDVFRMLAEAMGFAEQPLQDTDEEMIRQALDNPSNPSLEGITYELLAERQYAKGRTKPLLPGKLRTPSGKIELYSAIMERRGYPPLPTYTPLAEDGDLPFLFIPAPNHNFLNSTFALNEKHIRLEKTPRLHMNAADAAERGIASGDTVRISNGRGECELTAAVGEDVLPGVVVSQGLWADVPGGKRTVNALTPDRIADMGGGAVFFSGRVQVERI
- a CDS encoding GbsR/MarR family transcriptional regulator, coding for MNDLTDIPAEQALIIQKNRERVIDSIGKNMDLYGITLSIGHLYGHMYFNNGPVTLNELSESMGMSKTSMSTGVRTLMDLKMIEKVWGKGSRKDLYEAVPDWHQNFADYFSLKWRKAVESNMNVLARSLNEIRKLKSADEGNEKLLKIIESDEAKITQAIDYYKWLLKLIESLETGKIYEFIPKV
- the hxlA gene encoding 3-hexulose-6-phosphate synthase, which gives rise to MKLQLALDLVTIPEGIELVKEVEAYIDIVEIGTPVVINEGLRAVKEMKEAFPNLNVLADLKIMDAGGYEVMKASEAGADIITVLGVADDSTIRGAVEEAKKQGNEIMVDMINVKDIEARAKEIDALGVDYICVHSGYDHQAEGKNSFADLSAIKRVVKHAKTAIAGGIKLDTLPEVIQANPDLVIVGGGITGQQDKKSTASTMQQLVKQGR
- a CDS encoding winged helix-turn-helix transcriptional regulator codes for the protein MANVLKERINLKEINCEKELTLAVIGGKWKLIILWHLGLEGTKRFSELKKRIPSITQKMLTNQLRELEDDLLVERKVYAEVPPRVEYSLTPYGESLMPILKMMYNWGKDYGDKVVWK